In the Polyangiaceae bacterium genome, one interval contains:
- a CDS encoding OmpA family protein — translation MRTLTTALMALVSATTTSAALAQESASGSASFSFSSDSGASSSAEGDASKSDYMTKYRPEDGLVEVGLFGGVLFPSKTHNFQDESRPHQPFKSIAPDIGLRVGYYPLAFLGAELEGAVMPTRTKDDDESAGLWAVRGHLVGQLPMYSIVPFIVAGGGRMGAGSDSMGSDGDPLIHFGAGVKVPLDDFISLRLDVRDNLTQKTGESDGTQTHHPEILGALTFTLNRTKATKKPADQDQDGFTDDRDACPTEAGVAPDGCPLRDGDGDGFLDPDDKCPTEAGVAPDGCPAKPLDTDGDSFTDDVDKCPTVAGIAPDGCPDQDPDKDGVLGDADKCPTEPETVNQYEDEDGCPDTIPEKVKQFTGVIEGIEFDVNKDTIRAPSKPTLDKAADVLKEFPKLRVLITGHTDSDGTREHNVELSKARAESVKKYMVSKGVDESRIETRGAGPDEPRASNDTPKGKQQNRRIEFKLLK, via the coding sequence ATGCGGACACTGACAACTGCTTTGATGGCTTTGGTATCGGCGACGACGACGAGTGCAGCCCTTGCTCAGGAAAGCGCAAGCGGGAGCGCGTCGTTCTCATTCTCTTCGGATAGTGGCGCTTCTTCCTCGGCCGAGGGCGATGCGAGCAAGAGCGACTACATGACGAAGTATCGGCCCGAGGACGGGCTGGTCGAAGTCGGCCTGTTCGGCGGCGTGTTGTTCCCCTCCAAGACGCACAACTTCCAGGACGAGTCACGGCCCCATCAGCCCTTCAAGAGCATTGCTCCCGACATCGGTCTGCGGGTCGGCTACTACCCGCTGGCGTTCTTGGGCGCGGAACTCGAAGGCGCGGTGATGCCCACCCGCACGAAAGACGATGACGAGTCGGCAGGGCTCTGGGCAGTGCGCGGACACCTCGTTGGCCAGCTGCCGATGTACAGCATCGTCCCCTTCATCGTCGCCGGTGGTGGCCGCATGGGCGCGGGCAGCGACTCCATGGGCAGCGACGGCGACCCCCTCATCCACTTCGGCGCGGGCGTGAAGGTACCCTTGGACGACTTCATCTCCCTGCGCCTCGACGTGCGGGACAACCTCACCCAGAAGACCGGGGAGTCCGACGGCACGCAGACTCACCACCCCGAAATCCTCGGGGCCTTGACCTTCACCCTGAATCGCACGAAAGCCACGAAAAAGCCGGCGGATCAGGACCAAGATGGCTTCACCGACGACCGCGACGCGTGTCCGACGGAAGCGGGAGTCGCCCCTGACGGATGTCCTCTGCGGGACGGCGACGGCGATGGCTTCCTCGACCCGGACGACAAATGCCCGACCGAGGCAGGCGTAGCGCCCGACGGTTGCCCCGCCAAGCCCTTGGATACCGATGGCGACAGCTTCACGGACGACGTAGACAAGTGCCCCACCGTGGCAGGGATTGCACCGGATGGCTGCCCCGATCAGGACCCAGACAAGGACGGAGTCCTGGGCGACGCGGACAAGTGTCCCACAGAGCCGGAGACCGTGAATCAGTACGAGGATGAGGACGGCTGTCCTGACACGATCCCCGAGAAGGTGAAGCAGTTCACCGGCGTGATCGAAGGGATCGAGTTCGACGTAAACAAGGACACGATTCGAGCACCGTCGAAACCCACCCTGGACAAGGCGGCCGACGTGCTCAAGGAGTTCCCGAAGCTTCGAGTCTTGATCACGGGCCACACGGATTCGGACGGCACCCGCGAACACAACGTAGAGCTGTCCAAGGCGCGCGCTGAATCCGTCAAGAAGTACATGGTCAGCAAAGGCGTGGACGAGTCACGGATCGAGACCCGCGGCGCAGGTCCGGACGAACCTCGTGCGTCCAACGACACTCCCAAGGGCAAGCAGCAGAACCGCCGCATCGAGTTCAAGCTGCTGAAGTAG